The following proteins come from a genomic window of Andrena cerasifolii isolate SP2316 chromosome 6, iyAndCera1_principal, whole genome shotgun sequence:
- the LOC143370216 gene encoding uncharacterized protein LOC143370216 isoform X1: MENEAFEEEHHPRIQEAATFSQQPSPLPFRPGIDLFADLSVSNSDGHVYEDILPGVEEVSTLSNASFVQDLARSSASVLQRHLDVVDYVSREPTAKSPEQAEVSTFRRNLTLPFRSSAGLDASATSCSSVRVTSREKNSCPEEDADDAEAAARNDARTPLDDAFAPREGQVRAQSGCRPNRRRRKKDCKHCRSKAAASANEEHQEAALGNNQQPRSILDPCNLGMLTARSPGGMAERKELAGPGTDPTVFTISENVGGSPGSTLKLIEYERNDAGPIRETNDGKALITPEKNRAGMRVNSIYSQDRWYAKEAPIFSTDVKEHGTFQRAYSLPARTQTPSSQNRVNLRRSVRGEPPPHPARLHKHRRGWTLHLASPLESSKRTRSLILLLILMLALLGIGGVALYIVFEPEKLQIIQQYLKSSASTASRHNTLSAGTFFSSPKSDQENDTSTATPASSSLPASVVLSDDQSFPDNSTGTSSVLESETETEDSSPSSLNSTRYCDDCLAEEVCVAIVDEPVPICRIGIDREDPTGCAGFCLINKQKCHRLDVDAFRCVEVEHYCLDDEWACSNTLCIPLEKRCDGHMNCYDHSDEYNCACDPETHFQCGNETSCLPLEKRCDGKIDCWDAADEINCTLGRNLGRCEYIHSFLWNLFIFRMSCTLTLNYRGTQYRHAAPAVLSCWSARTRTDLLCRFFFLFHAYNAASHFSRPRDSRERSEEKEITWLRLTDDSTRFTAACFHSNVKTARASGFLKCDPNGAVKYSQRRLCFAGRSACPLENEFTCSNGQCILKARFCDGLPDCLDGSDEPHGCQGRCNKHEFTCQNNRCIAKGMKCNGVDDCGDGTDERHCKDRFP; encoded by the exons ATGGAGAACGAAGCCTTCGAGGAGGAGCACCATCCAAGGATCCAAGAGGCGGCTACCTTTTCGCAACAGCCTTCGCCCCTCCCCTTCCGTCCAGGGATCGATCTCTTCGCTGACCTTTCCGTCTCGAACTCGGATGGCCACGTGTACGAAGACATCTTGCCCGGTGTCGAGGAGGTGTCCACCCTCTCGAACGCGTCATTCGTCCAAGATCTTGCTAGATCGAGCGCGAGCGTTCTCCAGCGACACTTGGACGTGGTCGATTACGTGTCGCGCGAGCCCACGGCAAAGTCCCCGGAGCAGGCCGAGGTCTCAACGTTTCGGCGCAACCTCACGCTACCTTTCCGCTCGAGTGCCGGCCTCGATGCTTCCGCCACTAGCTGCTCTTCCGTCCGCGTGACGAGCCGAGAGAAAAACAGCTGTCCGGAGGAAGACGCGGACGACGCGGAAGCGGCGGCCAGGAACGACGCGAGGACACCTCTCGACGATGCGTTCGCGCCAAGAGAGGGCCAGGTTCGAGCGCAGTCCGGATGCAGGCCCAACAGGAGACGCAGGAAGAAGGACTGCAAGCACTGCAGGAGCAAGGCTGCAGCCTCGGCGAACGAGGAGCACCAGGAGGCGGCGCTCGGGAACAATCAACAGCCCCGGTCGATTCTGGACCCGTGCAACCTCGGCATGCTGACCGCGCGTTCTCCAGGAGGAATGGCCGAGCGGAAAGAGCTTGCTGGGCCGGGAACCGATCCGACGGTCTTCACAATTTCGGAGAACGTCGGGGGATCGCCGGGGAGCACGCTCAAGCTGATCGAGTACGAGCGGAACGACGCGGGCCCGATTCGCGAGACCAACGATGGCAAAGCTCTGATCACGCCGGAGAAGAACCGAGCTGGCATGAGGGTGAACTCGATCTACTCGCAGGACCGCTGGTACGCCAAGGAGGCGCCGATATTTTCCACCGATGTTAAAGAGCACGGCACATTTCAG AGGGCCTACTCCCTCCCCGCGCGAACGCAAACGCCGTCCTCTCAGAATCGCGTGAATTTGCGGCGAAGCGTGAGAGGAGAGCCACCGCCGCATCCTGCCAGGCTGCACAAGCACCGACGCGGTTGGACTCTGCACTTGGCGAGTCCTCTGGAGTCATCCAAGCGCACCAGGTCCCTCATCCTTCTGCTGATCCTGATGCTGGCGCTTCTGGGAATCGGTGGCGTCGCTCTCTACATCGTCTTCG AGCCTGAAAAGCTGCAGATCATCCAACAGTACCTAAAATCGTCGGCCAGCACCGCGTCCAGACACAACACCTTATCCGCTGGAACGTTCTTCTCGAGCCCCAAAAGTGACCAAGAAAACGATACGTCCACCGCGACACCGGCAAGCAGCAGCCTGCCCGCGAGTGTCGTTTTAAGCGACGACCAGTCGTTCCCGGATAACAGTACGGGGACGTCGTCGGTGTTGGAGTCGGAAACTGAAACGGAGGATAGCAGTCCATCGAGCCTCAACTCTACCAGATATTGCGACGACTGTTTAGCCGAGGAGGTGTGCGTAGCCATCGTGGACGAGCCAGTGCCCATCTGCAGGATCGGCATCGATCGCGAGGATCCCACCGGATGCGCTGGTTTCTGCCTAATCAACAAGCAAAAGTGCCATCGTCTGGACGTAGATGCGTTCAG GTGCGTGGAAGTGGAGCATTACTGTCTGGACGACGAGTGGGCGTGCTCCAACACCCTGTGCATCCCCCTGGAGAAGCGCTGCGACGGGCATATGAATTGTTACGACCACTCGGACGAGTACAATTGCG CCTGCGATCCAGAGACGCATTTCCAGTGCGGTAACGAGACTTCCTGCCTCCCATTGGAAAAGAGATGCGACGGGAAGATAGATTGCTGGGACGCGGCCGACGAGATTAATTGCACGTTAG GTCGTAATCTCGGTCGGTGTGAGTACATACATTCGTTCCTCTGGAACCTATTCATTTTTCGCATGTCATGCACGCTTACCCTTAATTACCGCGGTACGCAATACCGCCACGCTGCACCCGCTGTTCTTAGCTGTTGGagcgcacgcacacgcacggaTCTCctctgtcgttttttttttttatttcacgcgTACAATgccgcttctcatttttcccGACCTCGAGATTCCCGAGAACGGTCCGAGGAAAAAGAAATAACGTGGCTTCGCCTAACCGATGACTCCACGCGCTTCACCGCTGCTTGCTTCCACTCTAACGTGAAAACTGCACGCGCCTCTGGCTTTCTCAAGTGTGATCCAAACGGTGCCGTCAAGTATTCACAACGGCGATTGTGTTTTGCCGGACGATCAGCTTGTCCCTTGGAAAACGAGTTCACGTGCAGTAACGGCCAGTGCATATTGAAGGCTCGTTTCTGCGACGGGCTGCCGGACTGTCTGGATGGATCGGACGAGCCACACGGATGCCAAGGCCGGTGCAACAAGCACGAGTTCACGTGCCA AAACAATCGATGCATCGCGAAGGGGATGAAGTGCAACGGGGTGGACGATTGCGGCGACGGAACGGACGAGAGGCATTGCAAAGATCGATTCCCTTAA
- the LOC143370216 gene encoding uncharacterized protein LOC143370216 isoform X3: MENEAFEEEHHPRIQEAATFSQQPSPLPFRPGIDLFADLSVSNSDGHVYEDILPGVEEVSTLSNASFVQDLARSSASVLQRHLDVVDYVSREPTAKSPEQAEVSTFRRNLTLPFRSSAGLDASATSCSSVRVTSREKNSCPEEDADDAEAAARNDARTPLDDAFAPREGQVRAQSGCRPNRRRRKKDCKHCRSKAAASANEEHQEAALGNNQQPRSILDPCNLGMLTARSPGGMAERKELAGPGTDPTVFTISENVGGSPGSTLKLIEYERNDAGPIRETNDGKALITPEKNRAGMRVNSIYSQDRWYAKEAPIFSTDVKEHGTFQRAYSLPARTQTPSSQNRVNLRRSVRGEPPPHPARLHKHRRGWTLHLASPLESSKRTRSLILLLILMLALLGIGGVALYIVFEPEKLQIIQQYLKSSASTASRHNTLSAGTFFSSPKSDQENDTSTATPASSSLPASVVLSDDQSFPDNSTGTSSVLESETETEDSSPSSLNSTRYCDDCLAEEVCVAIVDEPVPICRIGIDREDPTGCAGFCLINKQKCHRLDVDAFRCVEVEHYCLDDEWACSNTLCIPLEKRCDGHMNCYDHSDEYNCACDPETHFQCGNETSCLPLEKRCDGKIDCWDAADEINCTLACPLENEFTCSNGQCILKARFCDGLPDCLDGSDEPHGCQGRCNKHEFTCQNNRCIAKGMKCNGVDDCGDGTDERHCKDRFP, from the exons ATGGAGAACGAAGCCTTCGAGGAGGAGCACCATCCAAGGATCCAAGAGGCGGCTACCTTTTCGCAACAGCCTTCGCCCCTCCCCTTCCGTCCAGGGATCGATCTCTTCGCTGACCTTTCCGTCTCGAACTCGGATGGCCACGTGTACGAAGACATCTTGCCCGGTGTCGAGGAGGTGTCCACCCTCTCGAACGCGTCATTCGTCCAAGATCTTGCTAGATCGAGCGCGAGCGTTCTCCAGCGACACTTGGACGTGGTCGATTACGTGTCGCGCGAGCCCACGGCAAAGTCCCCGGAGCAGGCCGAGGTCTCAACGTTTCGGCGCAACCTCACGCTACCTTTCCGCTCGAGTGCCGGCCTCGATGCTTCCGCCACTAGCTGCTCTTCCGTCCGCGTGACGAGCCGAGAGAAAAACAGCTGTCCGGAGGAAGACGCGGACGACGCGGAAGCGGCGGCCAGGAACGACGCGAGGACACCTCTCGACGATGCGTTCGCGCCAAGAGAGGGCCAGGTTCGAGCGCAGTCCGGATGCAGGCCCAACAGGAGACGCAGGAAGAAGGACTGCAAGCACTGCAGGAGCAAGGCTGCAGCCTCGGCGAACGAGGAGCACCAGGAGGCGGCGCTCGGGAACAATCAACAGCCCCGGTCGATTCTGGACCCGTGCAACCTCGGCATGCTGACCGCGCGTTCTCCAGGAGGAATGGCCGAGCGGAAAGAGCTTGCTGGGCCGGGAACCGATCCGACGGTCTTCACAATTTCGGAGAACGTCGGGGGATCGCCGGGGAGCACGCTCAAGCTGATCGAGTACGAGCGGAACGACGCGGGCCCGATTCGCGAGACCAACGATGGCAAAGCTCTGATCACGCCGGAGAAGAACCGAGCTGGCATGAGGGTGAACTCGATCTACTCGCAGGACCGCTGGTACGCCAAGGAGGCGCCGATATTTTCCACCGATGTTAAAGAGCACGGCACATTTCAG AGGGCCTACTCCCTCCCCGCGCGAACGCAAACGCCGTCCTCTCAGAATCGCGTGAATTTGCGGCGAAGCGTGAGAGGAGAGCCACCGCCGCATCCTGCCAGGCTGCACAAGCACCGACGCGGTTGGACTCTGCACTTGGCGAGTCCTCTGGAGTCATCCAAGCGCACCAGGTCCCTCATCCTTCTGCTGATCCTGATGCTGGCGCTTCTGGGAATCGGTGGCGTCGCTCTCTACATCGTCTTCG AGCCTGAAAAGCTGCAGATCATCCAACAGTACCTAAAATCGTCGGCCAGCACCGCGTCCAGACACAACACCTTATCCGCTGGAACGTTCTTCTCGAGCCCCAAAAGTGACCAAGAAAACGATACGTCCACCGCGACACCGGCAAGCAGCAGCCTGCCCGCGAGTGTCGTTTTAAGCGACGACCAGTCGTTCCCGGATAACAGTACGGGGACGTCGTCGGTGTTGGAGTCGGAAACTGAAACGGAGGATAGCAGTCCATCGAGCCTCAACTCTACCAGATATTGCGACGACTGTTTAGCCGAGGAGGTGTGCGTAGCCATCGTGGACGAGCCAGTGCCCATCTGCAGGATCGGCATCGATCGCGAGGATCCCACCGGATGCGCTGGTTTCTGCCTAATCAACAAGCAAAAGTGCCATCGTCTGGACGTAGATGCGTTCAG GTGCGTGGAAGTGGAGCATTACTGTCTGGACGACGAGTGGGCGTGCTCCAACACCCTGTGCATCCCCCTGGAGAAGCGCTGCGACGGGCATATGAATTGTTACGACCACTCGGACGAGTACAATTGCG CCTGCGATCCAGAGACGCATTTCCAGTGCGGTAACGAGACTTCCTGCCTCCCATTGGAAAAGAGATGCGACGGGAAGATAGATTGCTGGGACGCGGCCGACGAGATTAATTGCACGTTAG CTTGTCCCTTGGAAAACGAGTTCACGTGCAGTAACGGCCAGTGCATATTGAAGGCTCGTTTCTGCGACGGGCTGCCGGACTGTCTGGATGGATCGGACGAGCCACACGGATGCCAAGGCCGGTGCAACAAGCACGAGTTCACGTGCCA AAACAATCGATGCATCGCGAAGGGGATGAAGTGCAACGGGGTGGACGATTGCGGCGACGGAACGGACGAGAGGCATTGCAAAGATCGATTCCCTTAA
- the LOC143370216 gene encoding uncharacterized protein LOC143370216 isoform X2 produces the protein MENEAFEEEHHPRIQEAATFSQQPSPLPFRPGIDLFADLSVSNSDGHVYEDILPGVEEVSTLSNASFVQDLARSSASVLQRHLDVVDYVSREPTAKSPEQAEVSTFRRNLTLPFRSSAGLDASATSCSSVRVTSREKNSCPEEDADDAEAAARNDARTPLDDAFAPREGQVRAQSGCRPNRRRRKKDCKHCRSKAAASANEEHQEAALGNNQQPRSILDPCNLGMLTARSPGGMAERKELAGPGTDPTVFTISENVGGSPGSTLKLIEYERNDAGPIRETNDGKALITPEKNRAGMRVNSIYSQDRWYAKEAPIFSTDVKEHGTFQRAYSLPARTQTPSSQNRVNLRRSVRGEPPPHPARLHKHRRGWTLHLASPLESSKRTRSLILLLILMLALLGIGGVALYIVFEPEKLQIIQQYLKSSASTASRHNTLSAGTFFSSPKSDQENDTSTATPASSSLPASVVLSDDQSFPDNSTGTSSVLESETETEDSSPSSLNSTRYCDDCLAEEVCVAIVDEPVPICRIGIDREDPTGCAGFCLINKQKCHRLDVDAFRCVEVEHYCLDDEWACSNTLCIPLEKRCDGHMNCYDHSDEYNCACDPETHFQCGNETSCLPLEKRCDGKIDCWDAADEINCTLGRNLGRSCPLENEFTCSNGQCILKARFCDGLPDCLDGSDEPHGCQGRCNKHEFTCQNNRCIAKGMKCNGVDDCGDGTDERHCKDRFP, from the exons ATGGAGAACGAAGCCTTCGAGGAGGAGCACCATCCAAGGATCCAAGAGGCGGCTACCTTTTCGCAACAGCCTTCGCCCCTCCCCTTCCGTCCAGGGATCGATCTCTTCGCTGACCTTTCCGTCTCGAACTCGGATGGCCACGTGTACGAAGACATCTTGCCCGGTGTCGAGGAGGTGTCCACCCTCTCGAACGCGTCATTCGTCCAAGATCTTGCTAGATCGAGCGCGAGCGTTCTCCAGCGACACTTGGACGTGGTCGATTACGTGTCGCGCGAGCCCACGGCAAAGTCCCCGGAGCAGGCCGAGGTCTCAACGTTTCGGCGCAACCTCACGCTACCTTTCCGCTCGAGTGCCGGCCTCGATGCTTCCGCCACTAGCTGCTCTTCCGTCCGCGTGACGAGCCGAGAGAAAAACAGCTGTCCGGAGGAAGACGCGGACGACGCGGAAGCGGCGGCCAGGAACGACGCGAGGACACCTCTCGACGATGCGTTCGCGCCAAGAGAGGGCCAGGTTCGAGCGCAGTCCGGATGCAGGCCCAACAGGAGACGCAGGAAGAAGGACTGCAAGCACTGCAGGAGCAAGGCTGCAGCCTCGGCGAACGAGGAGCACCAGGAGGCGGCGCTCGGGAACAATCAACAGCCCCGGTCGATTCTGGACCCGTGCAACCTCGGCATGCTGACCGCGCGTTCTCCAGGAGGAATGGCCGAGCGGAAAGAGCTTGCTGGGCCGGGAACCGATCCGACGGTCTTCACAATTTCGGAGAACGTCGGGGGATCGCCGGGGAGCACGCTCAAGCTGATCGAGTACGAGCGGAACGACGCGGGCCCGATTCGCGAGACCAACGATGGCAAAGCTCTGATCACGCCGGAGAAGAACCGAGCTGGCATGAGGGTGAACTCGATCTACTCGCAGGACCGCTGGTACGCCAAGGAGGCGCCGATATTTTCCACCGATGTTAAAGAGCACGGCACATTTCAG AGGGCCTACTCCCTCCCCGCGCGAACGCAAACGCCGTCCTCTCAGAATCGCGTGAATTTGCGGCGAAGCGTGAGAGGAGAGCCACCGCCGCATCCTGCCAGGCTGCACAAGCACCGACGCGGTTGGACTCTGCACTTGGCGAGTCCTCTGGAGTCATCCAAGCGCACCAGGTCCCTCATCCTTCTGCTGATCCTGATGCTGGCGCTTCTGGGAATCGGTGGCGTCGCTCTCTACATCGTCTTCG AGCCTGAAAAGCTGCAGATCATCCAACAGTACCTAAAATCGTCGGCCAGCACCGCGTCCAGACACAACACCTTATCCGCTGGAACGTTCTTCTCGAGCCCCAAAAGTGACCAAGAAAACGATACGTCCACCGCGACACCGGCAAGCAGCAGCCTGCCCGCGAGTGTCGTTTTAAGCGACGACCAGTCGTTCCCGGATAACAGTACGGGGACGTCGTCGGTGTTGGAGTCGGAAACTGAAACGGAGGATAGCAGTCCATCGAGCCTCAACTCTACCAGATATTGCGACGACTGTTTAGCCGAGGAGGTGTGCGTAGCCATCGTGGACGAGCCAGTGCCCATCTGCAGGATCGGCATCGATCGCGAGGATCCCACCGGATGCGCTGGTTTCTGCCTAATCAACAAGCAAAAGTGCCATCGTCTGGACGTAGATGCGTTCAG GTGCGTGGAAGTGGAGCATTACTGTCTGGACGACGAGTGGGCGTGCTCCAACACCCTGTGCATCCCCCTGGAGAAGCGCTGCGACGGGCATATGAATTGTTACGACCACTCGGACGAGTACAATTGCG CCTGCGATCCAGAGACGCATTTCCAGTGCGGTAACGAGACTTCCTGCCTCCCATTGGAAAAGAGATGCGACGGGAAGATAGATTGCTGGGACGCGGCCGACGAGATTAATTGCACGTTAG GTCGTAATCTCGGTCGGT CTTGTCCCTTGGAAAACGAGTTCACGTGCAGTAACGGCCAGTGCATATTGAAGGCTCGTTTCTGCGACGGGCTGCCGGACTGTCTGGATGGATCGGACGAGCCACACGGATGCCAAGGCCGGTGCAACAAGCACGAGTTCACGTGCCA AAACAATCGATGCATCGCGAAGGGGATGAAGTGCAACGGGGTGGACGATTGCGGCGACGGAACGGACGAGAGGCATTGCAAAGATCGATTCCCTTAA